One region of Candidatus Omnitrophota bacterium genomic DNA includes:
- the rseP gene encoding RIP metalloprotease RseP translates to MLIFLAVLSVLIIVHEFGHFIVARCLGIRVERFSLGFGPKLFSIKGKQTEYVICLIPLGGYVKMAGDSRESYSGKRYEFLARPLKDRAKVIITGPLFNYLMSFFCFWCIFFIGFPVLTTSVGGLLEDMPAKHAGIQIGDIITSIDGKDTQYWEDVASIIHDKEEGEVVNLGIVRDGEEINLTVGPEFKKTKNLLGEEVTIALIGISPSEETVKVSYGLFPALAKGTERLFDITSLTLQALSRMLLGSLSLRESVTGPLGIFFATNKAFEFGPAALLHVVAVLGVSLAIFNLLPIPLLDGGHLLFLLIERIRKKPLSDKTEELLNRASLALLLVLVAFVFYNDLIRYKVIEKIVEFFSFL, encoded by the coding sequence ATGTTGATTTTTCTTGCTGTATTGAGTGTATTGATTATTGTTCACGAATTTGGTCATTTTATTGTTGCAAGATGCCTCGGCATACGCGTAGAAAGATTCTCTTTGGGGTTTGGTCCCAAATTATTTAGCATAAAGGGAAAACAGACAGAATATGTAATCTGCCTTATTCCTCTTGGCGGCTATGTAAAGATGGCTGGAGATAGCCGCGAGAGTTACAGCGGGAAACGCTATGAATTTCTCGCACGTCCTCTAAAAGACAGGGCAAAGGTAATAATTACAGGGCCATTGTTTAATTACCTCATGTCCTTCTTTTGTTTTTGGTGTATTTTCTTTATCGGCTTTCCTGTTTTAACTACAAGCGTGGGTGGATTATTAGAGGATATGCCGGCAAAACATGCCGGCATACAAATTGGCGATATTATTACTTCTATCGATGGGAAGGATACCCAATATTGGGAGGATGTAGCTTCGATTATCCATGATAAAGAAGAAGGCGAGGTAGTTAATTTAGGAATAGTTCGGGATGGAGAAGAAATTAATCTAACAGTAGGGCCTGAATTTAAGAAAACAAAAAATTTATTGGGCGAAGAAGTAACTATTGCGCTTATTGGAATAAGTCCTTCGGAAGAGACTGTAAAAGTAAGTTACGGATTATTTCCTGCATTGGCTAAAGGAACAGAGAGATTATTTGACATAACCTCTTTGACGCTTCAGGCATTATCTAGGATGCTTCTGGGTAGCCTCTCATTAAGGGAGTCAGTCACAGGCCCCTTGGGAATATTCTTTGCCACAAATAAGGCCTTCGAATTTGGGCCAGCTGCACTACTGCATGTAGTTGCTGTTTTAGGAGTAAGTTTAGCAATTTTTAATCTCCTGCCCATACCGCTTTTAGACGGAGGACATCTTTTATTTCTACTTATCGAGCGCATAAGGAAAAAGCCGCTCTCAGATAAAACCGAAGAGTTGTTAAATAGAGCAAGTTTGGCCCTTTTGCTTGTTCTGGTCGCATTTGTTTTCTATAACGATTTAATTAGATATAAAGTGATAGAGAAGATAGTTGAGTTCTTCTCTTTCTTGTGA
- a CDS encoding 1-deoxy-D-xylulose-5-phosphate reductoisomerase, whose translation MKRIVILGSTGSIGRSTLEVIKSFPRDFSVVGLSAGSNVELLASQARRFKVPVLACADYNLVKALKIKVPSKTKVIAGIEGIQQLASLKNADIILVATSGFSALYPLLAAIKAGKQIALANKEALVSAGSIIKREIQRHKATLVPIDSEQCAIFQCLAKEDNLGILKSIILTASGGPLYFKRKDFRKVDKKDVLSHPRWSMGKKISVDSATLMNKGLEVIEAKWLFGVDVAKIKVLIHPQAAVHSMVEFIDGSILAQLSITDMRIPIQFALSYPERLKSPLPSLDFHKIKNLDFSQPDMKRFPCLSLAYQAARMKQSAGTVLNAANEEAVAAFLRSELNFASIPKVVEKALKSHKGTNSLRLEDIENIDFSTRKRSREFIKKIY comes from the coding sequence ATGAAACGTATAGTCATTCTGGGCTCGACAGGTAGTATCGGAAGAAGCACTTTAGAAGTTATTAAGAGTTTTCCAAGAGACTTTTCTGTTGTAGGTCTTTCTGCTGGTAGTAATGTTGAACTTTTGGCTTCCCAGGCCAGAAGATTCAAGGTCCCGGTCCTGGCTTGTGCAGATTATAATCTAGTAAAGGCGCTTAAAATAAAAGTTCCTTCTAAAACAAAGGTTATTGCAGGCATAGAGGGCATCCAGCAGCTAGCAAGCTTGAAAAATGCTGATATTATACTTGTTGCAACAAGCGGATTCAGCGCTTTATATCCGTTGCTGGCAGCGATTAAAGCGGGCAAGCAGATTGCATTAGCTAATAAAGAGGCGTTGGTAAGCGCTGGTTCTATTATTAAGAGGGAAATTCAACGGCATAAGGCTACTTTAGTTCCGATTGATAGTGAACAGTGCGCCATCTTTCAGTGTCTAGCCAAGGAAGATAATCTAGGAATCTTAAAATCAATAATTTTGACAGCAAGCGGGGGGCCGCTTTATTTTAAAAGAAAGGATTTTAGGAAGGTAGATAAAAAAGATGTTTTAAGTCATCCGCGCTGGTCAATGGGCAAAAAGATTAGCGTGGATTCAGCTACGTTGATGAATAAGGGACTAGAGGTGATTGAGGCAAAATGGTTATTTGGTGTTGATGTCGCCAAAATTAAGGTCTTGATTCATCCTCAGGCAGCAGTGCATTCTATGGTTGAGTTTATTGATGGTTCGATTTTAGCACAGCTATCAATTACTGACATGAGAATCCCGATACAGTTTGCACTCTCGTATCCAGAGCGTCTTAAGTCACCTTTGCCTAGTCTTGATTTTCATAAGATAAAGAATTTAGATTTTTCACAACCTGATATGAAGCGTTTTCCTTGTTTGTCTTTAGCATATCAGGCAGCTAGAATGAAGCAAAGTGCAGGCACTGTATTAAATGCAGCCAACGAAGAGGCAGTAGCAGCATTCTTGCGTTCAGAATTAAACTTTGCAAGTATTCCCAAGGTTGTAGAAAAGGCACTCAAAAGTCATAAGGGGACCAATTCTTTAAGATTAGAGGATATTGAGAATATTGATTTCTCTACCCGCAAACGCAGCCGTGAATTTATAAAGAAAATATATTGA
- a CDS encoding phosphatidate cytidylyltransferase, whose translation MQITKRIFSTLALVVLTVIAIRISWLFAIVVTTLIALALNEFFKMVETKGVKVFRYFGILIGIVIPISIFFKFELTKSWELLFITLAFICLFLLQLSRKEATTSVVSLSVTLFGILYVSWLFSFMIKLYFLPHGPALVGMLILTVKAGDIGAYLVGSRFGRHALILRISPKKTVEGALAGLGFNIVFCLLSKLMLPMFSFWHLAFLAVFIGVLSLFGDLSESLIKRDCGIKDASSALPGLGGVLDVIDSLIFTTPAIYFYMSVMFK comes from the coding sequence ATGCAAATTACAAAAAGAATCTTTAGTACTTTAGCGCTTGTTGTCCTGACCGTTATAGCTATTCGTATATCATGGCTATTTGCCATAGTTGTGACTACCTTAATCGCCTTAGCCTTAAATGAATTTTTTAAAATGGTAGAGACAAAAGGGGTAAAGGTCTTTCGTTATTTTGGCATCTTAATCGGAATCGTCATCCCTATATCGATTTTCTTTAAGTTTGAGTTGACAAAAAGTTGGGAATTATTATTTATTACACTTGCCTTTATCTGTTTATTCCTTTTGCAATTAAGCCGCAAAGAAGCAACGACTTCAGTTGTTTCTCTTTCAGTTACTTTATTTGGTATTCTTTATGTTTCCTGGTTATTCAGCTTTATGATAAAGTTGTATTTTCTGCCGCATGGTCCAGCCCTTGTGGGCATGCTTATTCTTACAGTAAAGGCAGGAGATATAGGTGCTTATTTAGTAGGTTCTCGTTTTGGAAGGCATGCACTTATCTTGCGCATTAGTCCTAAAAAGACAGTTGAAGGGGCATTGGCTGGCCTTGGTTTCAATATCGTCTTTTGCCTTTTGAGTAAACTAATGCTGCCAATGTTTAGTTTTTGGCATCTTGCTTTTCTTGCTGTGTTTATTGGCGTTCTATCTCTGTTTGGAGATCTTTCAGAGTCTTTAATCAAGCGCGATTGTGGCATTAAGGATGCAAGTAGTGCTTTGCCGGGATTAGGCGGTGTATTGGATGTTATAGATAGTCTTATATTCACAACCCCTGCGATTTATTTTTACATGAGCGTTATGTTTAAATAG
- a CDS encoding isoprenyl transferase has protein sequence MKSLNLKSIPQHVAIIMDGNGRWAKMRNLPRSEGHRKGVARVREIVREAARLKIKVLTLFAFSTENWKRPKKELGLLMQLLKMLLVKEIKNFNENNIRFECIGRIKEFPTVLLKAIEEAREKTKKNTGMILNLALNYGSRTEIVDAVNKIIHDKISHKLKAGSIDEPMFERYLYSAGLPDPDLLIRTSGEQRISNFLLWQISYSELYFSQKPWPDFTQKDFINALCAYQERSRRFGGI, from the coding sequence ATGAAGAGCCTTAATCTGAAATCAATACCTCAGCATGTGGCCATAATTATGGATGGTAATGGTCGTTGGGCCAAGATGCGTAATCTACCGCGCTCTGAAGGCCACAGAAAGGGCGTAGCAAGAGTCAGGGAAATAGTCAGGGAGGCAGCAAGGCTTAAAATAAAAGTCCTTACTCTTTTTGCATTCTCTACAGAAAATTGGAAACGGCCAAAGAAAGAACTCGGGCTATTGATGCAGCTTTTAAAGATGCTCTTGGTTAAGGAGATAAAGAATTTTAATGAGAATAACATTCGCTTTGAATGCATAGGCAGAATTAAAGAATTTCCTACCGTGCTCCTGAAGGCAATTGAAGAGGCAAGAGAAAAAACCAAAAAGAACACAGGAATGATATTAAATCTGGCCTTAAATTATGGATCGCGCACGGAGATAGTTGATGCTGTGAATAAAATTATTCATGATAAGATCAGTCATAAGTTAAAGGCAGGTTCCATTGACGAGCCGATGTTTGAGAGATACCTTTATAGTGCAGGATTACCTGATCCTGATTTGCTTATCCGTACAAGCGGCGAACAAAGGATTAGCAATTTCTTGCTTTGGCAGATTTCTTACAGTGAACTTTACTTTAGTCAGAAGCCCTGGCCTGATTTTACTCAAAAAGATTTTATCAACGCGCTTTGCGCTTATCAAGAACGTTCAAGAAGGTTCGGGGGAATCTAG
- a CDS encoding OmpA family protein → MIKIRGIIIVFTVLFIAFATTGCTLIFQKGRRSDVEKIGELESKLEDLERARAALRKSLSKEIKDKGVKLEMAERGLVVTFLAEILFDSGKAKIKKDAMPILDKVADVVNEVVPDLDVGVEGHTDNQPIKHSRWQSNWELSTSRATSVVHYLIDKKGIAPQRLAAIGYGEYRPVDTNETKEGKRKNRRVEIVILPEISKSEKASPKKPALNLK, encoded by the coding sequence ATGATAAAGATAAGAGGCATTATTATTGTTTTTACTGTATTATTTATAGCTTTTGCAACTACTGGTTGCACCTTGATTTTTCAAAAAGGTAGGCGCTCTGATGTAGAGAAGATTGGAGAACTAGAGAGTAAGCTTGAAGATTTAGAAAGAGCAAGGGCTGCTTTAAGAAAGAGCCTTTCAAAAGAGATTAAAGATAAAGGAGTAAAGTTAGAAATGGCTGAACGTGGATTGGTAGTAACGTTTCTAGCTGAGATTCTCTTTGATTCAGGTAAGGCCAAAATTAAGAAAGACGCTATGCCTATACTGGATAAGGTTGCTGATGTTGTAAATGAGGTTGTGCCTGATTTAGATGTAGGCGTGGAAGGCCATACTGATAACCAGCCGATAAAACATTCTCGCTGGCAGTCTAACTGGGAGTTATCTACCTCAAGAGCTACCAGCGTTGTTCATTATCTTATTGATAAAAAAGGTATAGCGCCTCAGAGGCTGGCTGCAATTGGTTACGGAGAATATAGGCCGGTAGATACCAACGAGACTAAAGAAGGAAAGCGTAAAAATAGACGCGTTGAAATAGTAATTTTACCTGAAATTTCTAAATCAGAAAAGGCTAGTCCGAAGAAGCCTGCTCTAAATCTGAAGTAG
- a CDS encoding glycosyltransferase family 2 protein, which yields MSIRNSHREKIDISIVIPAKNEAKRLPRFLMAVFDYCNKSSKKYEIIVVDDGSTDETYEEALELKKLYLSLQVPSLKRNRGKGFAVKYGILRARGDIVLFIDADGSTLPDEIESNIRYFQEGYDIIIGSRNIKGKKQLIKARIHRRLMGKIFNFCVHRFLLKEIGDTQCGFKMFRQEIIKPLFSQVKIYGFGFDMEVLYLANKLGYKIKEVPIRWRHVRGSKVNVLTDSLRMFFNIFQIRIWHGK from the coding sequence ATGTCAATCAGAAACTCTCATAGGGAAAAGATAGATATCTCAATTGTAATTCCAGCTAAAAATGAAGCTAAACGCTTGCCACGTTTTCTAATGGCAGTTTTTGATTATTGCAATAAGAGTTCAAAAAAATATGAGATAATCGTAGTGGATGACGGCAGTACGGATGAGACTTATGAGGAGGCACTAGAGCTAAAGAAGCTATATCTTAGTCTGCAAGTCCCATCCTTAAAGCGCAATAGAGGTAAAGGCTTTGCAGTAAAATATGGAATTCTTAGGGCCAGAGGAGACATTGTTTTATTTATTGATGCTGATGGTTCAACCCTTCCTGATGAAATCGAAAGTAATATCCGCTATTTCCAGGAGGGCTACGATATTATTATTGGTTCCCGGAACATTAAAGGTAAAAAGCAATTAATAAAGGCAAGGATTCACCGCCGGCTTATGGGAAAGATATTTAACTTTTGTGTACATAGATTTCTCTTAAAGGAGATAGGAGATACCCAATGTGGCTTTAAAATGTTTAGGCAAGAAATCATAAAACCCTTGTTTTCTCAAGTCAAAATTTACGGATTTGGTTTTGATATGGAAGTTCTTTACCTAGCAAATAAACTTGGATACAAAATCAAAGAAGTGCCTATAAGATGGAGGCATGTCAGAGGTTCGAAGGTCAATGTCCTGACAGATTCCCTTAGAATGTTTTTTAATATCTTTCAAATTAGAATTTGGCATGGCAAATAG
- a CDS encoding sodium-translocating pyrophosphatase, whose product MSLIFLAPVGSLLALFVAFALIVWIIKQPEGNSKMIEIAGYVRQGAYTYIKQQYKIVGIFFFIVFFLLLFLVSKGHLVIFVPFAFLSGGFFSGLAGFIGLSIAVRAGNRTANGAIKSLNSGLRIAFNSGAVMGLVVVGLGLLDLSIWYFFLDWFYSTHPIPIGTDKISAITSTMLCFGMGASSQALFARVGGGIFTKAADVGADLVGKIEAGIPEDDPRNPAVIADNVGDNVGDVAGMGADLYESYVGSIVATMALAVAAGLGVKGVVVPMTMAACGVIASIIGIFLVKTKEAAGQAVLLNALRRAIFITAILIAIFSYFIITKSLGREYLGVYFSVIVGLLVGIFLGLSTEYFTSSRYKPTIKVANATLTGPATVIIAGMSVGMLSTAIPVMLIVVGILSAFYLSGGAWNFSLGLYGIGIASVGMLSTLGITLATDAYGPVADNAGGNAQMASLAPEVRRRTDSLDTLGNTTAATGKGFAIGSAALTALALIVAYKEQIEILGGKIDLSLLNPRLVCGIFIGSMLAFLFCSFTMKAVGNAAGKIVVEVRRQFKQIKGIMSGKACADYDSCVRIATIAAQKEMILPSLLAICAPIIVGLLLGLEAELGLLMGALASGFILAVMMANAGGTWDNAKKFIEEGNLGGKGSPAHKAAVVGDTIGDPFKDTSGPSLNILIKLMSMVSIVFTAFIIKYTLFK is encoded by the coding sequence ATGAGTTTAATTTTTCTTGCACCGGTCGGTTCTTTACTTGCTTTATTTGTAGCATTTGCCTTGATTGTCTGGATAATTAAGCAACCTGAAGGCAATAGCAAGATGATTGAGATTGCTGGATATGTGCGTCAAGGCGCCTATACTTACATAAAGCAGCAATACAAGATAGTTGGTATATTTTTCTTCATTGTTTTTTTCTTGTTGTTATTCTTGGTAAGCAAAGGTCATCTAGTTATCTTCGTTCCTTTTGCTTTCCTGTCAGGTGGATTTTTTTCAGGGCTTGCTGGCTTTATTGGATTATCTATTGCAGTTCGTGCTGGAAATCGCACTGCTAATGGCGCAATTAAGAGTCTTAATTCAGGCCTGCGAATTGCATTTAATTCTGGTGCAGTTATGGGTCTTGTTGTTGTTGGTTTAGGGCTCCTAGATTTATCTATATGGTATTTTTTTCTAGATTGGTTTTATTCAACCCATCCGATTCCTATTGGAACTGATAAGATAAGCGCAATTACATCTACAATGCTTTGTTTTGGAATGGGTGCAAGCAGCCAAGCACTTTTTGCCAGGGTGGGAGGAGGTATATTTACTAAGGCCGCTGATGTTGGCGCAGATTTAGTTGGTAAAATCGAGGCAGGCATTCCTGAAGATGATCCGAGAAATCCTGCAGTTATTGCAGATAACGTAGGCGACAATGTTGGTGATGTTGCCGGAATGGGGGCAGATCTTTATGAATCTTATGTTGGTTCAATTGTGGCAACAATGGCCTTAGCTGTAGCAGCTGGTTTGGGAGTAAAAGGAGTAGTTGTGCCCATGACTATGGCAGCCTGCGGCGTTATCGCCTCGATTATCGGTATATTTTTGGTAAAGACAAAAGAGGCAGCAGGCCAAGCAGTTTTATTAAACGCACTAAGGCGAGCAATCTTTATTACCGCTATTCTTATTGCGATTTTTTCTTACTTTATTATAACTAAAAGTTTAGGAAGAGAGTATCTGGGTGTATATTTTTCCGTAATCGTAGGGTTGCTGGTGGGTATATTCCTAGGCCTTTCTACTGAATATTTTACTTCCAGCCGCTATAAGCCTACTATCAAAGTTGCTAATGCTACTCTGACAGGCCCGGCAACAGTTATTATAGCAGGTATGTCTGTGGGAATGCTTTCTACCGCAATTCCAGTAATGCTCATTGTAGTTGGTATATTAAGTGCCTTTTATTTATCTGGAGGGGCCTGGAATTTTAGCCTAGGACTTTACGGCATTGGCATTGCAAGCGTAGGCATGCTTAGTACGTTGGGAATTACCTTAGCTACTGATGCCTATGGACCTGTGGCTGATAACGCTGGTGGAAATGCTCAGATGGCGTCTCTTGCACCAGAGGTGCGCAGACGCACTGATAGCTTGGATACTTTAGGCAATACTACAGCTGCGACTGGTAAGGGATTTGCTATAGGTTCAGCTGCACTTACTGCCCTTGCCTTAATTGTTGCCTATAAAGAACAGATAGAAATTCTAGGTGGGAAAATTGATCTTAGCCTTCTGAATCCTCGTCTTGTGTGTGGAATTTTTATTGGATCAATGCTTGCCTTTCTGTTCTGCTCTTTTACTATGAAGGCAGTGGGAAATGCTGCAGGAAAGATTGTGGTTGAAGTGCGCAGACAATTTAAACAGATAAAAGGAATTATGAGCGGCAAGGCGTGTGCTGATTACGACTCTTGTGTAAGGATAGCAACTATTGCAGCGCAGAAGGAGATGATCCTGCCGTCTCTTTTGGCAATTTGTGCTCCTATAATTGTTGGTTTACTACTGGGGCTTGAAGCTGAACTGGGACTATTGATGGGCGCATTAGCTTCTGGTTTCATTCTAGCGGTTATGATGGCTAATGCCGGCGGCACCTGGGATAACGCAAAAAAATTTATAGAGGAAGGCAATCTGGGCGGAAAAGGTTCACCTGCCCATAAGGCAGCAGTAGTAGGAGATACAATCGGAGATCCGTTTAAAGACACTTCCGGACCTTCGCTTAATATTTTGATAAAGCTTATGTCCATGGTTTCTATTGTATTTACGGCCTTTATTATAAAATACACTCTTTTCAAATAG
- a CDS encoding adenylosuccinate synthase, with translation MSNIIVLGMQWGDEGKGKIIDILSERVDIIVRFQGGNNAGHTVVVDGKEFIFHLVPSGILHSGKICVIGNGVVVNPQVLLEEISSLKSRGIKVKNNLKISLLSHLIMPYHKILDSLRERNRTQKIGTTGRGIGPCYVDKFMRCGIRMGDLLERKIFKAKLRDNLREKNEIFRKVYGHKGFSFKEVYETYLSFGRQIRPYLVDSVLFLNEAVKNKKSILFEGAQGTFLDIDFGTYPFVTSSSTTLGGATTGTGVPFTQTKRILGVTKAYTTRVGEGPFPTEFGRDLRDEIRRKGKEYGATTGRPRRCGWLDALMLKLSVRINGITELAVMKLDVLDTLAEINICTGYKFKGKVFREIPQDLQVFNKAKPIYEAYKGWLALTTSTKQYNKLPPLAKSYLRRIEELTKVPIKFISVGSKREEIIYK, from the coding sequence ATGTCCAACATTATAGTCTTGGGAATGCAATGGGGAGATGAGGGAAAGGGTAAGATAATCGATATCTTATCAGAACGCGTCGATATCATTGTTCGTTTTCAAGGCGGTAATAATGCCGGCCATACTGTAGTTGTAGATGGTAAGGAATTTATTTTTCATCTTGTTCCTTCCGGTATCCTCCATAGTGGCAAGATCTGCGTTATTGGAAACGGCGTTGTTGTAAATCCTCAAGTCCTCCTAGAGGAGATTTCCAGCCTGAAGAGCAGGGGGATTAAAGTCAAAAATAACCTGAAGATTTCCTTGCTTAGTCATCTGATCATGCCTTATCACAAGATACTTGATTCCTTGCGTGAACGTAACCGGACTCAGAAGATTGGTACGACTGGTCGCGGAATCGGGCCTTGCTATGTGGATAAATTTATGCGCTGCGGCATTCGTATGGGTGATTTATTAGAAAGAAAAATTTTTAAGGCTAAATTGAGAGATAATTTAAGAGAGAAAAACGAAATATTTAGAAAGGTATACGGACATAAGGGTTTTTCTTTTAAGGAAGTCTATGAAACTTACCTATCCTTTGGTCGTCAGATTCGTCCTTATCTTGTGGACTCTGTCTTGTTTTTAAACGAAGCAGTCAAAAATAAAAAGTCAATTCTTTTTGAAGGTGCCCAAGGCACATTTTTAGATATCGATTTTGGCACTTACCCTTTTGTTACAAGCAGTAGCACCACTTTAGGAGGTGCTACTACAGGAACAGGAGTTCCTTTTACTCAAACAAAAAGGATCCTAGGTGTTACCAAGGCCTATACGACTCGTGTAGGCGAAGGTCCGTTCCCTACAGAGTTTGGTAGGGATCTGCGCGATGAAATTCGAAGGAAAGGTAAAGAATATGGTGCAACAACTGGAAGACCAAGGCGCTGCGGTTGGTTAGACGCTCTTATGCTAAAATTAAGTGTACGCATAAACGGAATAACAGAACTTGCTGTTATGAAATTAGATGTTTTAGATACACTAGCCGAGATTAATATTTGCACAGGCTATAAATTTAAAGGTAAAGTCTTTAGAGAGATCCCCCAGGATTTGCAGGTATTTAATAAGGCTAAACCAATTTATGAGGCTTATAAAGGTTGGTTGGCTCTTACCACTTCCACGAAACAATATAATAAATTGCCACCTTTGGCCAAATCCTACCTCAGACGCATTGAAGAATTAACTAAAGTCCCTATCAAATTTATATCTGTAGGTTCCAAAAGAGAAGAGATTATATATAAATAA
- a CDS encoding homocitrate synthase: protein MKKPKIYIIDVTNRDGVQTSRICLSKLQKTMINVYLNQIGVFQSEFGFPVTNHEKNYLSANLELASSQVLSPIRLSGWLRATSSDVRAAFGNIPRLRYVNLSISTSDQMIIHKFRGKLDHKGVITEMVKSVKLAKQLGAKSIGVNAEDASRSNIDYLLEFAQAAKAAGAERLRYCDTLGCESPFTIYDRIKLIANRVKMPIEVHCHNDLGMVIANSVAGAMAAIDAGVDAYINTCVNGMGERAGNADLVSIILAIKYANGISGKYVLDERINLKMAWKICTYTSYALGVPIPINQPGIGANAFAHESGIHADGALKDRRNYELFDFEELGRGEPDIVETGRKITAGEYSGIKGFRNVYERLEIKFENDKEATKILELVRYANVHNQKPLTEDELKFISSHPNIAKKIFSMKP, encoded by the coding sequence ATGAAAAAGCCAAAAATTTATATTATTGATGTGACTAATCGTGATGGCGTGCAGACTTCGCGCATATGTCTTTCTAAGCTGCAGAAGACAATGATTAATGTTTATCTGAATCAGATAGGAGTATTTCAGTCCGAATTCGGTTTTCCGGTTACAAATCATGAAAAGAATTATCTAAGTGCAAATTTAGAATTAGCATCTTCGCAGGTTCTATCTCCTATTCGGCTTAGCGGCTGGTTACGGGCAACGTCTTCTGATGTGAGGGCTGCGTTTGGCAATATCCCCAGATTGCGTTATGTTAATCTTTCTATTTCAACAAGTGATCAGATGATTATCCATAAGTTCAGGGGAAAACTTGACCATAAAGGCGTAATAACCGAGATGGTCAAATCAGTGAAGCTCGCAAAGCAATTAGGCGCTAAAAGTATCGGTGTTAATGCTGAGGATGCATCACGTTCCAATATAGACTATTTATTAGAATTTGCACAGGCGGCTAAGGCTGCAGGGGCGGAGCGCTTACGCTATTGTGATACGTTAGGTTGTGAATCGCCATTTACTATTTATGATAGAATAAAATTAATTGCAAACAGAGTTAAGATGCCAATCGAGGTACATTGTCACAATGATCTAGGAATGGTTATAGCTAATTCAGTTGCAGGAGCTATGGCAGCAATTGATGCTGGTGTTGACGCTTATATAAATACCTGTGTTAACGGCATGGGAGAGCGCGCTGGTAATGCTGACCTTGTGAGTATAATCTTAGCTATTAAATACGCTAACGGTATTTCAGGAAAATATGTCTTGGATGAGCGTATTAACTTAAAAATGGCTTGGAAGATTTGCACTTATACCTCTTATGCCTTAGGGGTTCCGATTCCTATAAATCAGCCGGGGATTGGGGCAAATGCCTTTGCGCATGAATCCGGAATTCATGCCGACGGCGCATTAAAAGACAGACGCAACTATGAATTGTTTGATTTTGAGGAATTGGGAAGAGGCGAGCCAGATATAGTTGAGACAGGCAGAAAAATCACCGCAGGAGAATACTCAGGCATCAAAGGATTCCGCAATGTCTACGAAAGACTAGAGATAAAATTCGAAAATGATAAAGAGGCAACAAAAATTCTGGAACTTGTTCGCTATGCCAATGTCCATAATCAAAAGCCGCTAACCGAAGATGAATTAAAATTTATCTCTAGTCATCCGAATATCGCTAAGAAGATATTTTCAATGAAACCGTAA